Proteins found in one Campylobacter concisus genomic segment:
- a CDS encoding flagellin, translated as MRITNQLRFSQTLHDYQKNMTGVNKSYKQLSNGLKIQDPYDGAATYNDAMRLDYEATTLTQVVDATGKSVNFSKNTDNALQEFEKQLENFKTKVVQAASSVHSKTSLEALANDLQGIKNHLMNIANTSVNGQFLFSGSAVDTKPIDGAGKYQGNRDYMKTSAGAQVELPYNIPGYDLFLGKDGDYSKILTTNVRLADQTRTDISYAPKFLNDNSKIKNMIGLNYASDSVVRSDGSYNGTINPDYDFLDNSNVNFPDTYFFMQGKKPDGTTFTSKFKMSANTTMAGLMEKIGMEFGNTKTTKVVDVSINNDGQFNIKDLTKGNQTIDFHMVAATSVAPNRGAIAQNNALDAVNSLEDLETMANNVPKTVHITEFVKSKYTDKDGNATNAFDYDKVRFERKDNELIANLPQVARRTGEYATDQTKLSEVSGTKESYDRNLYPKDVDARKRELFNIDNQEINLQVKSITGTKYDIKVKMGTAGGTNTPVQFEITSTPPGGTPSAPRTLTVYNSDEFGSYRTYASDFTYRQLMDIVAMAASDNIPNPPHSENANFDTDIEKVKRDQNYNAYKEALSKTKGAVETTLDDKGRMVLTDKTKSVTNIEVTMHDAKNSDKFDGDSTGRDTAGNAGHPQGKGSVFSFNENNALTIDEPSTSVFQDLDNMIEAVRKGYYRADANSNDPRNTGMQGALQRLDHLIDHANKELTKIGSQSRLLTATKERAEVMKVNVQTVKNDVIDADYAESYLKFTQLSLSYQATLQASAKINQLSLLNYLN; from the coding sequence ATGAGAATAACAAACCAACTACGTTTTAGTCAGACTTTGCATGACTACCAAAAAAATATGACTGGTGTAAATAAAAGCTACAAGCAGCTCTCAAATGGTTTGAAAATTCAAGATCCATATGATGGTGCTGCGACTTATAATGATGCGATGAGGCTTGATTATGAAGCGACTACTCTCACTCAAGTAGTTGATGCCACTGGTAAATCTGTAAATTTCTCAAAAAATACAGATAATGCATTGCAAGAGTTTGAAAAACAGCTTGAAAATTTTAAGACAAAAGTAGTCCAAGCAGCTAGCAGTGTGCATAGTAAGACATCGCTAGAGGCTTTGGCAAATGATCTTCAAGGCATAAAAAATCACCTTATGAATATTGCAAATACTTCGGTCAATGGGCAGTTTTTGTTTTCTGGAAGTGCTGTTGATACAAAGCCAATAGATGGTGCAGGAAAGTATCAAGGCAACCGTGATTATATGAAAACATCAGCTGGTGCTCAGGTTGAGCTTCCTTATAATATCCCAGGATATGATCTATTTTTAGGAAAAGATGGCGATTACAGTAAAATTTTGACTACAAATGTTCGTTTAGCTGATCAAACTAGAACCGACATCTCTTATGCACCAAAATTTCTAAACGATAACAGCAAGATAAAAAATATGATCGGGCTAAATTACGCTAGTGATTCAGTGGTTAGAAGTGATGGCTCTTACAATGGAACAATAAATCCAGATTATGATTTTTTAGATAATTCAAATGTAAATTTTCCGGATACATATTTTTTCATGCAAGGCAAAAAGCCAGACGGCACGACATTTACTAGCAAATTTAAGATGAGTGCAAATACAACAATGGCTGGGCTTATGGAAAAAATTGGCATGGAATTTGGCAATACAAAAACAACAAAAGTTGTTGATGTAAGCATAAATAACGATGGACAATTTAATATAAAAGATCTTACTAAAGGTAATCAAACTATTGACTTTCATATGGTTGCGGCCACATCAGTAGCACCAAATCGCGGCGCAATCGCTCAAAACAACGCGCTTGATGCAGTAAATTCTCTTGAAGATCTTGAAACAATGGCAAATAACGTTCCAAAAACGGTTCATATCACTGAGTTTGTAAAGAGCAAATATACCGATAAAGATGGAAACGCGACAAATGCATTTGACTATGATAAGGTTAGATTTGAAAGAAAAGATAATGAGCTAATCGCAAATTTGCCTCAAGTAGCTAGAAGAACGGGCGAATATGCAACAGATCAGACAAAGCTAAGCGAAGTTTCTGGTACAAAAGAGAGCTACGATAGAAATTTATATCCAAAAGATGTTGACGCTAGAAAGAGAGAGCTTTTTAATATCGACAACCAAGAGATAAATTTACAAGTAAAGTCAATCACTGGCACAAAATATGACATAAAGGTAAAAATGGGTACAGCGGGAGGCACAAATACTCCAGTGCAATTTGAAATAACATCTACACCACCAGGTGGCACGCCTTCTGCACCTAGGACTTTAACTGTTTATAACTCAGATGAGTTTGGAAGTTACAGAACTTATGCTAGTGATTTTACTTATAGGCAGCTCATGGATATCGTTGCTATGGCAGCAAGCGATAATATTCCAAACCCTCCACATTCAGAAAACGCAAATTTTGATACAGATATTGAAAAGGTAAAAAGAGATCAAAACTATAATGCCTATAAAGAGGCTTTATCAAAAACTAAGGGTGCGGTAGAAACAACTTTAGATGATAAAGGCAGAATGGTTTTAACTGACAAGACAAAATCAGTAACAAACATAGAAGTAACTATGCATGATGCAAAAAATAGCGATAAATTTGATGGCGATAGTACTGGTAGAGATACGGCTGGTAATGCTGGCCACCCTCAAGGAAAAGGTTCTGTCTTTAGCTTTAATGAAAATAATGCCTTAACTATTGATGAGCCAAGTACGAGCGTTTTTCAAGACCTTGATAATATGATTGAAGCTGTTAGAAAGGGATATTATAGAGCTGATGCAAATAGCAATGACCCACGAAATACCGGCATGCAAGGTGCTTTGCAAAGACTAGATCATCTAATAGATCATGCGAATAAAGAGCTTACAAAGATCGGCTCTCAATCAAGACTTTTAACAGCTACAAAAGAGCGAGCCGAAGTAATGAAAGTGAATGTGCAAACTGTTAAAAATGATGTAATTGACGCAGACTATGCGGAGTCATATCTGAAATTTACGCAGCTTTCACTATCTTATCAAGCAACCCTACAAGCAAGTGCAAAGATAAATCAACTAAGCTTGCTAAATTATTTAAATTAA
- a CDS encoding tyrosine-type recombinase/integrase, with protein MAYYWVSQGAYDNCKDLPLNKCPITHLNHDTANRMWWAVRNHLGYKGESNTHGLYVLRHTVASRLVSLKGFNAHKLMAFMGHTDIKSSLHYVHLNVDDIRDGTGVGV; from the coding sequence ATGGCTTACTACTGGGTATCTCAAGGGGCTTATGACAACTGCAAAGACCTACCATTAAACAAGTGCCCTATAACTCATCTAAACCATGACACAGCAAATCGTATGTGGTGGGCTGTAAGAAACCATTTAGGATATAAGGGAGAAAGCAACACTCACGGACTATACGTATTACGCCATACAGTGGCTTCTAGGTTAGTGAGTTTGAAGGGATTTAATGCACATAAACTGATGGCTTTTATGGGTCATACGGATATTAAAAGTAGCTTACACTACGTTCATCTCAATGTAGATGATATACGTGATGGGACAGGGGTTGGCGTTTAG
- a CDS encoding c-type cytochrome produces the protein MKKLLIVSSVAALISTAAFAADGAAIYKKCIACHGAKAEKMFNNKVPALTSLDAAAIEEALKGYKTGANKFGLGAMMKPIATPMSDEDAKAVAEYIQTLK, from the coding sequence ATGAAAAAATTACTAATTGTTTCTAGCGTTGCGGCTCTAATTTCAACTGCTGCCTTTGCTGCAGATGGTGCTGCTATCTACAAAAAATGCATCGCCTGTCATGGCGCAAAAGCTGAAAAAATGTTTAATAATAAAGTTCCAGCTTTAACATCTCTTGATGCAGCAGCTATCGAAGAGGCACTAAAGGGTTATAAAACAGGAGCAAATAAATTTGGTCTTGGCGCTATGATGAAACCAATCGCTACTCCAATGAGCGACGAAGATGCAAAAGCAGTAGCTGAATACATCCAAACTTTAAAATAA